From the Candidatus Binataceae bacterium genome, the window GACGAAGGTCGGCACGCCGAAGACGCCGTCGCGCTCGGCTTCGTCCGCCGCGGCCTTGAGCTCGGCGGGACCCTCGCCAGCGACGTAACCGCGAAGCCCCGCGGGGTCGAGCCCCGCCTCGGCGGCGACCGCGCACAGCGCGTCGAGGTTTTCGATGTCGAGCTCGCGCTTGAAGAAGCGCTCGAACACGCGCTCGGCATATGGGCGGAAGCGCCCGTGACGGTCGGCGTAGAGGCCGCTTTGGAGCGCGAGCCGGGAGTCGAAGATCTTCTGCGGGCCGCGGATGATCATTCCGCGCTCGTTGGCGAAGCGGC encodes:
- a CDS encoding DsbA family protein, translating into MAEVLETIKLYYDFKSPFTYLAMEPTYGLEQTHRVRLRFIPHELAVQDAYGGELDRRKQRDWNKVRYLYADVRRFANERGMIIRGPQKIFDSRLALQSGLYADRHGRFRPYAERVFERFFKRELDIENLDALCAVAAEAGLDPAGLRGYVAGEGPAELKAAADEAERDGVFGVPTFVVASELFWGNDRVEWVIKKLDAMKLRRTRAA